A window of Nonomuraea angiospora genomic DNA:
CGCTGGCTGCGCCACGGGCTGGACGGGTACGCCGACGGGCACGACGACCTGGCCGGCGACCGCACCTCGCGGCTCAGCCCGTACCTCCGCTTCGGCTGCCTGTCGCCGCTGGAGCTGGCCTGCCGCGCCGAGCGCAGCGAGTCCTTCGTCCGCCAGCTCTGCTGGCGGGACTTCCACCACCAGGTGACGTACGCGTTCCCGCGGATCGGCCGCGAGAACTACCGCCACCCCGAACGGCGCTGGCGGCAGGACCCGGACGCGCTGCAGGCGTGGCAGGCCGGGATGACCGGGCTGCCCATCGTGGACGCCGGGATGCGGCAGTTGCTCGCCGAGGGCTGGATGCACAACCGGGCGCGCCTGATCACGGCCGCCTATCTCGTCAGGCATCTCGGACTCGACTGGCGGGACGGCGTACGGCACTTCTTCCAGCACTTGCTGGACGGCGATGTGGCCGACAATTCGGGTAACTGGCAATGGGTCGCGGGCACGGGGAACGACACCCGCCCCAATCGCACCTTCAATCCCCTACGTCAGGCCAAGCGCTACGACCCCGATGGCCACTATGTCCGGCGCTATGTGCCCGAACTCGCCGGCGTGCCGGCCCCGTACGTCCACGAGCCCTGGCGACTTCCCTCGCCGCCCGCCGGGTACCCCGCGCGGCTTGACAGTGCTGCTGACCAGGGATGACTTGCGGACGATCTATTACGCGGGCCACGTCACGGAGAATCTGGTCACAAACATTTCCCGAAATAACCGGTCTATCGTATTGTCATTGACTGGAATTGTTGGAACATATGGTCAGAGTCATCGAGTGAAGTCCAAAGATCGCTTACCGCAAAAAGGTCAGCGGCGAGGGGAAAGGGGCAACGCTCATGCACCGACGTGCTGTCCGAAACCTGGCCAGGCTCGACACGACGCAAGCCAGAATCACTCGGATATTCGACGCTGCCGCAGGTGGGAAGGACAACTTCCAGGCGGACAAAGACGTGGTGCGCCATTTTGATCAAGTTACACCTGCCCTCACGACCGCGGCCCGCGCCGTTCTGCAATTCCTGTCCCGGGTGGTGACCCACCTGGCGGCCGAGGGCGTGGACCAGTTCATGATCGTGGGCAGCGGCGTCCCCAGCGGCCTCTCCGCCGGGAACCGGTTACACGACATAGCCCGCCGCGCCTCGCCCGGCTCCGCCGTACGCGTGGTCTACGTCGAGAACAACCCGATGGTGGTGGCCACGGCCCAGGCCACCATCGAGCCCTTCACCGACCTGGTGCGCGTGGTGGACGGTGACGTGCGGGAGATCGACGAGATGCTCCAGGACCACGTGATCCAGACGTTCATCGACTGGGACAGGCCCCTGGCCGTGCTCCTGCTGTCGTCGCACAGCCTCGACGACGACGAGTACGCCCACTACGTCGTCAAGCGGCTCCAGCACGCGGCGCCCAAGGGCAGCTTCCTCGGCCTGCTGCACACCACGTTCGACGCCGTCCCGGCGGAGCTGCTGCCGGCCGTCCGCGACATGGTCGCCATGACGCTGCCCCGCCTCGCGATCCGCTCGCGGGAGGAGGTCGCGGCCCTGCTCGACGGGCTCGACCTGGTGGAGCCCGGGCTGGTGTGGGTGCCCGAGTGGCGTCCCGGCGGGCGTGACCTCGCCTGCGCCGACGAGCCGAGCGCGTCGGGCAACTACGGCGCCGTCGCCCACATCCCCTGACGCGTCTCTCCGAGCCCGGAATCGTAACAAAATCGCATTCACATAAGTGAGGGCAAGAGCTTATCGTGGAGTTGGGAGCGCTCCCAAACCGAGAGACGTGATGCGTATGTCCCCCCGCCCCAGCTCCTTGCCCGCCGCTCCGATCCGCGCGGTCGCGTACCTGCTGCCGTCGGTGCCGGCGGGTGTCTGCGAGGCGCGCTCCCTGGTCCGGGCCGAACTGACCGGCTGGGGCCTGGAGAGACTGATCGACGACTGCGTGCTCATCGTCAGCGAACTGGTGACCAACGCCGTCCGGTACGGCGGGTCGGCGTACGCGTTACGCCTGGAAGACCGTGCGGACCGGCTGTACGGGGAGGTCTTCGATCCGGGCGACGGCGAGCCCCTCCCGTGCTCGCCCGACGCCGACGCGATCTCGGGACGGGGGCTGCAGATCGTCTCGGCGATCGCCGACGACTGGGGGGTCACCGCGACGGACGGCGGCAAGGTCGTCTGGTTCTCGGTCCTGAACACCGTCTGACCGCCCTGGTCGGCGCGGCGGGCTGGGGCGTCAGCGGGCGAGGACGCGGGCCAGGGCGTGCAGGGTCTCCACGGGCGTGCCGGGCGGCGGGGAGACGCGGAGCACGGGTTCGCGCAGGTCCAGCGGTGCGCGGGCGGTCGGTACGACGCTGACCAGCAGCGACGCCTCGGCGGCCCGGACGGCGGCGCTCTGCGCGCTGTCTCCCGGCGGTGGCCGGAGCGTGACCAGGGCGGACGGCTCGTCGAGCGGCTCGACCACGCGCCACCCGCCGGCCCCGTCGAGCACGCCGCGCGCCGTGCGGCCGAGGCCGGCCAGGTGCGCGTGGACCGCGAACGGTCCGAGCTCGTGATGCTCCAGCACGGCCACCCCGAGCCCGACCCGCGCCGCGACCGCCGCCTCCGAGCTCTCGTACCGCACCACGCCGGGCAACGGCACCGGGCCGTCACGCTCGGGGCCCTCGTACCGTGCCACCGGGCCGTCGCCTTCAGTAGTCCACTGGTGGCCGCCCAGGGTGGGGACCGCGGCGTCCATGGCCGGCGTGAGCCCGGGGACGATCAGGAAGCCGACACCGCGCGGACCGGCCAGCCACTTGCGCGAGGTCCCCACGTACGCGCTCGCCCCCGCCCCCCGTACCTCGACCTGCCCGAGCGACTGGCAGACGTCGAGCACGAACGGCACCCCCGCCGCGCGGCACAGCGCCCCGATCTCCTCGGCGGGCTGGACGACGCCGCGGTGGGAGGCCACGTGGGAGACGATCACCAGGTCGAGCCGGGCCGCCAGCAGGGCCCGCAGCCGTTCGAGGTCGAGGCGGGCGTCGCCGTCCACCGGGAGCTCGACCGGCTGCCAGCCCCGCTGGGCGGCCAGGCGGTGCAGCAGCATCAGCGTGCCGCCGTACTCGGTGCGCGCGTGACCGACGCGGCTGCCCGGCGGGAGCCGCCAGCCGCCCAGGAGGGCCGCCATCGCCGCCGTCCCGCTCTCCAGGAACGCCACGTCCGCCGGGCCGCCCCCGACCAACCCGGCCAGGGCCGATCTGGCCGGGGTGAGGTCGGGGACGGCCGCGTAGCCGCCGCGTTCCCGTTCGAGCCGCAGATGGGCCACGACCGCGTCGAGCACCCGGTCGCTGGGCACGTTGCAACCGGCCGCGTCGAGATGTCCGGGCGGCACGACGCCGCGCGCCGCCCGCCACAGCTCACCGGCCCGCGCCGCCCATCCGACCCGATCGGCCGGCCCGCCTGGCGCGTCCGGCCCGACTCCGGCCGGCCCGCCTGGCGCGTCCGGCCCGACTCCGGCCGGCCCGCCTGGCGCGTCCGGCCCGACTCCGGCCGGCCCGCCCGATCCGACTCCGGCGGCCGGCGCGTCCTGCCCGGCCCCGGCGGGCGGCGCCGCCTGCCCCGTTCCGGGGATCATGCCTCGGCCAGGATCAGGGTGAAGTCACCGTCCGGGTCGGTGTAACCGCGGCGCACCAGGAAGCCCGCCGCGGCCAGCTCGGCCCGCAGCCCCTCCGGCCGGAACTTGGCGCTGATCTCGGTACGCACCTCCTCCCCCGCGGCGAAGTCCACCTCGATCCCGAGCTGCGCGACCCGCACCCGCAGGTCCCGGACGGCCCGCAGCCGCATCTCGATCCATTCGTGCCGATCGTCGTAGAGCGCCACGTGCTCGAACGCCTCCGGCTCGAAGTCGGCCCGCAGCTCCCGGTTGATCACGTGGAGCACGTTGCGGTTGAAGGCGGCCGTCACCCCGGCCGCGTCGTCGTAGGCGGCCACCAGCCGCTCGGTGTCCTTCACCAGATCGGCCCCGAGCAGGAACGTGTCCCCCCGCCGGAGCGTGGCCCGCACCTCCTTCAGGAACGCCCTGCGGGCGACGGGTTCGAGGTTGCCGATCGTGCCGCCGAGAAAGGCCACCATCCGCCGCCCGGTACGCGGCAGCAGCCCCAGGTGGCGCTCGAAGTCGGCGCACACCGCCCGCACCTCGAGCCCGGGGAAGCGCCCGGCGACCCGGCGCGCCGCCGCTTCGAGGGTGACGGCGTCCACGTCCACCGGCGTGTACGCGCGCAGCGTGCCCGCCGCGGAGAGCGCCTCCAGCAGCAGCTCCGTCTTCTCGCTGGTGCCGGACCCCAGCTCGACCAGCGTGTCCGCGCGGGAGGCGGCGGCCAGGTCGGCGGCCCGGGACCGCAGGATCGCCAGCTCGCGCCGGGTCGGGTAGTACTCGGGCAGCCGGGTGATGCGGGAGAACAGCTCGCTGCCCGCCGTGTCGTAGAACCACTTGGGCGGCAGCCACTTGGGCGAGGACGTCAGACCGAGCCGGACGTCACGTTCGAGCGCCTGCCGCAGGTAGTCACGGTCGAGATGGTTGATCACATGCACGGTCGACTGGCTGACGGCCATGAGGCCTCCTATGGTGAGATCACAACGGCTGCACGGCAACGCGGTCGGGGGTGACGGTCAGCAGGCTGCGCTCGGGAACGGGCTGCCAGCCCGGCAGGTCGTCGAGCGGTTCGCTGGCCACGCGCACGCCGTCGTGGCTTCGGTGGTGAAAGAGCGTGTCGCCCCAGACGGTCGCGGCGATCGACGCGCCGTCGCAGGCGAGCAGGTTGAGGCGGGCGCCGGGGTCCTTCTTCCCGGCGTGGACGACGACTTCGGCCAGCGCCTCGCCCAGCCCCAGCCCGGCGCGCCCGCGCAGGAACACGGCGCTCGCGACCCAGGCGGCGTCGCACGCGCTCTCCGCGCGGCCGGCCAGGTCGTCGGCGAGGTCGCGCAGCGCGTCCTTGCTGACGCGCCCGTTGTGGCTGAGCAGCCACCCCTTGTCGGTGAACGGCGCGGTGGCGCTCTCCTCGATCGGCATGCCCGCGGTGGCCGAGCGCACGGCCGCGAGCAGGCAGGCGGAGCGGGCGACCTGGGCGAGCGCGGGCAGGTTGGCGTCGGACCAGATGGGCACGGTACGGCGGTAGCGCACGGGCTCGGGGCGCGTGGAGTCGTACCAGCCCATGCCGTAACCGTCGGCGTTGATCATGCCGTGGCGCTGGTGCCGGGGCGCGTACGACTGCTTGAACAGGCCGTGCTCGGGTTCGTGGATGAGCCAGGTGAGCGGGCGGGGCTCGCCCAGCCAGGCCGCGTGCCTGCACACCTAGACCAGCTCCGAACGCGCGCAGCGGAACCCGGTGAAGATCTGCCGCCTGATCGGGTAGTCCCAGTTCCTGAACGTGGTGCGGACCGCCGCCGGATCGGCCGCCCAGGAGCCGCCGCGCAGCACCCGGTATTCCTGGCCGAAGAACACCTCGCTGTACTCCTTGTAGGGAAACGCCCGGAAGCCCGGGTAGGGCTGGAACCAGGAACCGGTCCACTCCCACACGTCTCCGACCATCTGCTCGGCCCCGTACGCGCTGGCCCCGGCCGGGTAGGCGCCCAGCGGCGCGGGGTGGGCGGCGCGGTGGCCGAGGTTGGCCCTGGTGGGGTCGGGGGCCTCCTCCCCCCACGGGTAGCGGCGGGCGCGGCGGGCCCGCGGGTCCCAGCCGCAGGCCTTCTCCCACTCGGCCTCGGTGGGCAGCCGCTTGCCGGCCCAGCGGGCGTAGGCGTCGGCCTCGTACCAGCTCACGTGCTGGACGGGCTCGTCCATCGGGACCGGCTCGGTCCGGCCGAAGCGCCTGCGCCACCAGGCGTCGCCGTCCCTGACCCAGAACAGGGGGGCGACCACCCCGCTGCGCTGCCGCCACTGCCAGCCCTCGGCGGACCACCAGCGCGGGTCGTCGTAGCCGCCCTCCTCGATGAACGCCGCGTACGCGCGGTTGCCGACGGGGAGCCGGTCGATCCAGTACGCGGGCAGGTCCACCTGGTGGGCGGGGCGTTCGTTGTCGTAGGCCCAGGGGAGGGTGGCGGTGCCCATCATGAAGGAGCCCGCGGGGACGTACACCTCCTCGGGGCCGCCGCCGCGGCCCTGGGGCAGGTCGCCCTCGCGTACCAGGCCGGGCTGCCCGGACAGCTGCAGGGTGGCGAGCATGGTCTCGTCGTGCTGGTGCTCGTGCTGGATCACCAGGCCGAACACGAAGCCGTCGCGGTGCAGCGGGTCGGCGCCCTCCAGGTCGATCGCGTCGAGGACGTCGAGCACGCGCCCGCGTACGCCCTCGATGTAGCGGCGGGCCTCGGCCGGCCCCAGGAGGGGCAGGGTGGGGCGGTCCTTGCGCGGATGTTTGAACGCGTCGTAGATGTCGTCGATCTCGGGGCGGATCGGCTCGATGCCGCCGGCCGCGCGCAGCACCCACAGCTCCTCGTAGTTGCCGACGTGCGCGAGGTCCCACACCAGCGGCGACATCAGCGGGGAGTGCTGACGCACCAGCAGGTCGTCGTCCGCCTCGGTGTAGGCGAGCGACCGGTCGCGCACGGCGAGGAGCTCGGCCGCGATGCGTTCCTTGGAGTCGTTCATGGCCGTCCTTCTCCGTTCAGCCAGGCCGGGACGCGCCGTCCCGGCACCGGATCCATCAGGTCGGCCGCCGGTGAGCGGCCCGGTGTCACGTGCCGGTCGGCGAACGCGGCCACCTCGCCGACCAGGCCGGAGTCCGCGCCGAGGCGGGGCAGCGCCTCCAGCGCGGCGCGGAAGCACGCCTCGGCGGCCCGGGCCAGGCGCGGCTCGCTCAGCCCGCACCGCGCCGCTTCCCGCCACAGCTCACGGCTCGGCGTCCGGCCGGGCCCCAGGTACGGCTCCACGGCGGCCAGCGCGGCGTCGGCGGCCCGGTCGTCGGCGACGAGGGCGTGGGTCACCGCCACGCACACCGGCCAGGCCGCCGGGTGCTGGGCGTCGAGGTAGCGGATCTCCAGCCAGCCCCTGGGCCGCACCGGGGGGAAGACCGTCGTGGCGTGATAGGCCAGGTCGTCGGCGGTGGGGCGGCGCTCGCCCGCGCCGTTCAGCCAGTCGCGGAACGTCGAGCCGTCGCGGACCGGGCGGCAGCGCTCGCCGTCCTCGCGCACCAGCATGAGCCGGGCGTCCAGCAGGTAGTCGGCCCAATCCGCGGCAGGGTCGGCGGCGGGGCGGCCCGGGGCGGGCACGGGCGCGGTCCGGGTGCGGTCGAGGCGGTCCCAGACGGCCTGGCGGCCCGACATCCAGCCGCACGGCCGGCCGCCGCTGAGCGGCGAGTTGGCGAAGGCCGCCATCAGCACGGGGCCGAGCGCGTGCGCCCGCTCCCAGCGGGCCTGCGGCCGCTCCCCCAGGTCCAGGTTGACCTGGACGGAGGCGGTCGAGCACATCATCAGCGCCCCGTACGGCTCGCCGAGGAACTCGGCCATGGCGTCGTACCTGGGCAGGCGGAGCTGGCGGCGGGCCGGGCGCACCGGGTCGAGGCCCACCCCGGCCAGCACCAGCCCCGCCGGGCGCAGGGCGGCGCGCACGGCGGAGACGTCGGCGGCCAGGCGGTCCAGCGCGTCCCGCAGCGGGGCCGCGGGGCCGGAGAGCTCGAGCTGCCCGCCCGGCTCGAACGTCACCCGGCTGCCGCCCGGCAGCGCCGGGACCGCCCGCTCGACCTCGGCCATCGGCACCTGCGCGGCCGCCGCCGCGCGGTCGAAGACCAGGAACTCCAGCTCGACGCCCACCCGCTCCCCGGCGTCCGGACCCTGCGCGGCCGGCTGGAAGCATCGGCGCGCGAAATCCGCCACCTCGGAGGCGTCCCGCAGCGGCGTGCTCTCGGACGTCAGCCCGATCATCGTCGTCCCCTTCGCGTGGCGCACAGGTCTACAGACCCGCGAGGCGCGCGAACGTTACAGGCGGATTTTCGTGTAACGGATGGGGCGTGACCGGCACTAGGTCACATGGAGCGGGCAGCGGACGGCCTCGGGTGCGACGACGTGCTGGGGCTGCTCACGGACTATCTGGAGGCCGCGCTCCCGGCGGGGCGACGGCGGCTGGTCGCGGACCATCTGGGCGCCTGCCCCGCGTGTTGGGAGCGGCTGGCGCAGCTGATCGCGACGATCGCGGCGCTCGGCTGCCTGCGCGACGACGTCATGCCGGCGCCGGTGCTCGCCGCGCTGCGGGCGAGCTTCCGCACGGGCCCCAGCTCATGACGCGGCCCGCCCCGCGGCCCACGGTGGGGCCCACGACGCGGCCCACCACGCGGCCCACAACGCGGCTCATAACCGGCGACGCTCGCGGAAGGCGGACATGAGCCGGTCGCGCATGTCGGCGGGCAGCTTCTCCGGGGGCGGGTCGCCGAGGGCGCCGATGGTCGCCCGGAACTGCTCGACGTAGCGCTCGCACCCCTCGCAGCAGGCCAGATGCGCCCGCACGCCGTCGCGGGCCGGCCGGTCGAGGGCGTCCTCAAGGTAGGCGGTGATGAGCCCCGCCAGCTCGTCGCAGGTGAACCGCTTCACGACGTCGACCGCCCTTGCCTCTGGATATGAACCGTTTCACTTATTGTCGCCGCTTCGCCGCCCAGGAGAAGCCCACCGGCTACTCCGGCTGCTTCACGGACTCGAAATAGTCGGCGAGCCAGCCGCGCACGGCCATGCGGGCGCGATGCAGCAGCACCCGCTGGTTGGCCTCGGAGATCTCCAGGATCTCGCACACCTCGTCGGACGTGCACCCTTCGACGTCCCGCAAGGTGATCACGATCCGCTGCCGGGGAGGCAGCCGCGCCAGCCCCTCGGCGATCAGCCCGCGCACCTCCGAGGCGAGCGCCTCGCTCTCCGGCGTCGGCCAGGCCGCGGGCAGCTCCTTCCAGCCGCCCGGCAGCACCGCGTCGAAGCCCTGGTCCGCCACCGAGACGCCGTCGTGCTCGAAGGAGCTCCACGGCAGCGTGCGGCTCTCGCGGGCGCCGCGCTTCTTCGCGGTGTTGATCAGGATGCGGTAGACCCACGTCTTGACCGACGACCGGCTCTGGAACGCGTCGATCCCGCCGATCACCGCCAGCCACGTGTCCTGGACGACCTCCTCCGCGGAGTGATCGGTGGACACGTAGGACCTGGCCACCCGCAACATGCCCCCGGACCAGGTGTCGAGCAGCGCCGCGAACATCGCCTCGTCCCCGGCGCGCAGGGCCGTGACGACGACGTCATCCGGAGGCAGCTCACCGCCCGCGAGAGACCCCACGATCGCTTCCCTCCGCTCGAACGCTGAGACATCCACGGCGTCCGGACCGATCGCCGGCCCTAGCCCGGGACGTACCGCCCCACGCTAATCCTTCCCACTGACGTTCTTCCGTCTCGGCGAAATGCCACAAGATGCGTATTTTTCGGATAAACAGGTCAGAAGCTAGCCAAAGCCGCAGTTCACGACGTTACGCCGCCCGCCCCGGGCCCGCGATCCCGTGCCCTCAGGACCAGACTCCCAAGGTTCCGGACATGCCCGGCGCCATGTTCTGGCGGAGTCCCGTTCTCGCGGCGATAGTCGCCTCATGTCTGATTTCTCCTTCGACCGCGGTGTCCATCTCGCCGTCCAGGGGGCCTGGGCATGTTGATGCCGGCCTGAACCGTACGGCTCCGGCGGTCGCGGAGGCGGCCGCCGGAGGAGGCATGACGCCCGCGCTGGGCCACGGGTTCACTTGCGGTTGATCAAAAAAGCTTGAGCGTCGCCTTCCGGGGTGGCTCGCGTCGCAATCCCCCTCCCCTAATTACTTTCTGTCGTGGCATACATCTGTCTGTAACCGAGGGGGACTTCATGCTCCGTCGTATCCTGGCGGGCGGGCTCGCTCTGACCGCCACCGGTCTCGTCCTGGCCACCGGCCCCGCCGTGTACGCCGACGAACTCAAGGCCCCGTACGCGCGGGCCGGCGCGGTCGTCGACGCGGACGGCAGGCTCAACCTGGGCAAGAACATCGTCGCGACCTGGCGGGCGGCCACCGGCAAATACTGCGTGCAGGTCGACCAAGACGTCGACGTGACCGAGGCAGTCATCCAGATCACCGCGCGCCACGCGCTGCGACTGCCGCACATCGCCTTCAGGAACCCCTCGGCGACCTGCCACCGGGACAACACCATCACGGTCAACGTCTTCAACCCCCACACGGCGCGGCTCGCCGACTCCGGTTTCGACCTCTCCATCTCCTGATCTGGCCCGAAGGGACAACCAATGAAGAACATCAGGCGCATAGCCGCAGGGGTGCTCGCCGCAGTCGCCGTCCTGACACCGGTCGCCGCCTACGCGGACACGCCGTACGCCCAGGCGTCGGCCGAGGTGGACCAGGACGGCTCCCTGATCCAGGGCAGCCACATCACCGACGTCTGGCACCCGTACCGGGGCGTCTACTGCGTGACCGTCGATGAGAGCGTCGACCTCACCGGCCCGGTGGCGATCCACGCCACGCCCATCGGCGAATACTCCGCTCCGCGCGCGCTGTCCGTCGAGCTCAACCCGCAGGCGTGCGGCGAGCAGCGGCTGGACACCATCGCCGTCTACAGCCAGGTCTCCTTCAGGGTCCGGGCCGACGCGGCGTTCTACCTGACCGTCTCCTGACACCGCCGGGGCCGCGCGCGATGAACGCGATGCGCGCGGCCTTGCCGCCTGGGCCTCCAGCAGGGGAGTTACGCCGCATTTCCCGGCAAAAGCGCTGATCAGCGACCTGCAGTCGGAGCGAATCCCCTCCGGAGCACCGGTGAATACAGCATCCTGGGCATGCCATCACGCTCACCCCGCCCCCTTCAGCCGAGGAGGTCGCGTGACCCGGTACGCCATAGATCACAACCGCAACATGCTCATAGCCCAATGGAGCACCGGCATCGGCGACACCGCCACCACCGTGGCCGAGCTGCCCCGGGCCCGCTCCCCCTGGGACGCCCTGCGCCTGGCCACCTCCCTGACCGACCTGTCGCAGGCCTGCTGGCGCTGCTACACCCATCCGGCCAGCACCGCGGAGCGGCACGGGCCCAACAGCCTGGGCTGGTACCGGCAGTGCGAACGCGACGCCTTCGCCGCCATCGTCCCCGCGCTGACCAGCCCTGGCCCTTCCATCGGCAGCCCGTTCCCCACCTCGACCACCAGGGTCGAGGACAGCGCCCACCGCGTCGGCCGTTCCCTGCGCGCCTTCGACATCTCGCAGCTCACGGTCCGCATCATCACCGAGGTCACCGACGAGCTGGCCGCCATCGAGCAGGCCGAGCTCGGCGACCTGTCCGACCGCGCCCAGCAGGCCGTCGTCCTCAGCCGCGAGGACGCCTCCCCTCTCCAGGTCGCCCAGGCCGACGGCCTGCTGCACCGGCACCCCTTCGGCCCCGAGGAGCTGTTCACCCACGTGGACCCGGCCGCGGCCGCCATCGCCGCCGCGCACTGGCTCTACGCGGCGGCCTCCACCACCGCGCGCCGCGCCCGCCTGCACCCGGC
This region includes:
- a CDS encoding cryptochrome/photolyase family protein, producing MATAIVLFNRDLRVHDHPALAAACERAERVVPLFVLDPAVPEGNRRGFLLECLAELRAALRARDGDLVVRQGDVVRETMKLAAEVGVTTICASADVSSLARRREERFAGERIEYLLFPGVTVVPPDALRPSGGGDHYRVFTPYWRAWTRHPRRPVLPPPRAVRTPSGLAAGRLPRPQPPGPAPGGEPAARERADRWLRHGLDGYADGHDDLAGDRTSRLSPYLRFGCLSPLELACRAERSESFVRQLCWRDFHHQVTYAFPRIGRENYRHPERRWRQDPDALQAWQAGMTGLPIVDAGMRQLLAEGWMHNRARLITAAYLVRHLGLDWRDGVRHFFQHLLDGDVADNSGNWQWVAGTGNDTRPNRTFNPLRQAKRYDPDGHYVRRYVPELAGVPAPYVHEPWRLPSPPAGYPARLDSAADQG
- a CDS encoding SAM-dependent methyltransferase — protein: MHRRAVRNLARLDTTQARITRIFDAAAGGKDNFQADKDVVRHFDQVTPALTTAARAVLQFLSRVVTHLAAEGVDQFMIVGSGVPSGLSAGNRLHDIARRASPGSAVRVVYVENNPMVVATAQATIEPFTDLVRVVDGDVREIDEMLQDHVIQTFIDWDRPLAVLLLSSHSLDDDEYAHYVVKRLQHAAPKGSFLGLLHTTFDAVPAELLPAVRDMVAMTLPRLAIRSREEVAALLDGLDLVEPGLVWVPEWRPGGRDLACADEPSASGNYGAVAHIP
- a CDS encoding ATP-binding protein — encoded protein: MSPRPSSLPAAPIRAVAYLLPSVPAGVCEARSLVRAELTGWGLERLIDDCVLIVSELVTNAVRYGGSAYALRLEDRADRLYGEVFDPGDGEPLPCSPDADAISGRGLQIVSAIADDWGVTATDGGKVVWFSVLNTV
- the egtE gene encoding ergothioneine biosynthesis PLP-dependent enzyme EgtE, translated to MIPGTGQAAPPAGAGQDAPAAGVGSGGPAGVGPDAPGGPAGVGPDAPGGPAGVGPDAPGGPADRVGWAARAGELWRAARGVVPPGHLDAAGCNVPSDRVLDAVVAHLRLERERGGYAAVPDLTPARSALAGLVGGGPADVAFLESGTAAMAALLGGWRLPPGSRVGHARTEYGGTLMLLHRLAAQRGWQPVELPVDGDARLDLERLRALLAARLDLVIVSHVASHRGVVQPAEEIGALCRAAGVPFVLDVCQSLGQVEVRGAGASAYVGTSRKWLAGPRGVGFLIVPGLTPAMDAAVPTLGGHQWTTEGDGPVARYEGPERDGPVPLPGVVRYESSEAAVAARVGLGVAVLEHHELGPFAVHAHLAGLGRTARGVLDGAGGWRVVEPLDEPSALVTLRPPPGDSAQSAAVRAAEASLLVSVVPTARAPLDLREPVLRVSPPPGTPVETLHALARVLAR
- the egtD gene encoding L-histidine N(alpha)-methyltransferase; this translates as MAVSQSTVHVINHLDRDYLRQALERDVRLGLTSSPKWLPPKWFYDTAGSELFSRITRLPEYYPTRRELAILRSRAADLAAASRADTLVELGSGTSEKTELLLEALSAAGTLRAYTPVDVDAVTLEAAARRVAGRFPGLEVRAVCADFERHLGLLPRTGRRMVAFLGGTIGNLEPVARRAFLKEVRATLRRGDTFLLGADLVKDTERLVAAYDDAAGVTAAFNRNVLHVINRELRADFEPEAFEHVALYDDRHEWIEMRLRAVRDLRVRVAQLGIEVDFAAGEEVRTEISAKFRPEGLRAELAAAGFLVRRGYTDPDGDFTLILAEA
- the egtC gene encoding ergothioneine biosynthesis protein EgtC, with protein sequence MCRHAAWLGEPRPLTWLIHEPEHGLFKQSYAPRHQRHGMINADGYGMGWYDSTRPEPVRYRRTVPIWSDANLPALAQVARSACLLAAVRSATAGMPIEESATAPFTDKGWLLSHNGRVSKDALRDLADDLAGRAESACDAAWVASAVFLRGRAGLGLGEALAEVVVHAGKKDPGARLNLLACDGASIAATVWGDTLFHHRSHDGVRVASEPLDDLPGWQPVPERSLLTVTPDRVAVQPL
- the egtB gene encoding ergothioneine biosynthesis protein EgtB, which encodes MNDSKERIAAELLAVRDRSLAYTEADDDLLVRQHSPLMSPLVWDLAHVGNYEELWVLRAAGGIEPIRPEIDDIYDAFKHPRKDRPTLPLLGPAEARRYIEGVRGRVLDVLDAIDLEGADPLHRDGFVFGLVIQHEHQHDETMLATLQLSGQPGLVREGDLPQGRGGGPEEVYVPAGSFMMGTATLPWAYDNERPAHQVDLPAYWIDRLPVGNRAYAAFIEEGGYDDPRWWSAEGWQWRQRSGVVAPLFWVRDGDAWWRRRFGRTEPVPMDEPVQHVSWYEADAYARWAGKRLPTEAEWEKACGWDPRARRARRYPWGEEAPDPTRANLGHRAAHPAPLGAYPAGASAYGAEQMVGDVWEWTGSWFQPYPGFRAFPYKEYSEVFFGQEYRVLRGGSWAADPAAVRTTFRNWDYPIRRQIFTGFRCARSELV
- the egtA gene encoding ergothioneine biosynthesis glutamate--cysteine ligase EgtA, giving the protein MIGLTSESTPLRDASEVADFARRCFQPAAQGPDAGERVGVELEFLVFDRAAAAAQVPMAEVERAVPALPGGSRVTFEPGGQLELSGPAAPLRDALDRLAADVSAVRAALRPAGLVLAGVGLDPVRPARRQLRLPRYDAMAEFLGEPYGALMMCSTASVQVNLDLGERPQARWERAHALGPVLMAAFANSPLSGGRPCGWMSGRQAVWDRLDRTRTAPVPAPGRPAADPAADWADYLLDARLMLVREDGERCRPVRDGSTFRDWLNGAGERRPTADDLAYHATTVFPPVRPRGWLEIRYLDAQHPAAWPVCVAVTHALVADDRAADAALAAVEPYLGPGRTPSRELWREAARCGLSEPRLARAAEACFRAALEALPRLGADSGLVGEVAAFADRHVTPGRSPAADLMDPVPGRRVPAWLNGEGRP
- a CDS encoding anti-sigma factor family protein; this encodes MERAADGLGCDDVLGLLTDYLEAALPAGRRRLVADHLGACPACWERLAQLIATIAALGCLRDDVMPAPVLAALRASFRTGPSS
- a CDS encoding anti-sigma factor family protein; the encoded protein is MKRFTCDELAGLITAYLEDALDRPARDGVRAHLACCEGCERYVEQFRATIGALGDPPPEKLPADMRDRLMSAFRERRRL
- a CDS encoding sigma-70 family RNA polymerase sigma factor; its protein translation is MGSLAGGELPPDDVVVTALRAGDEAMFAALLDTWSGGMLRVARSYVSTDHSAEEVVQDTWLAVIGGIDAFQSRSSVKTWVYRILINTAKKRGARESRTLPWSSFEHDGVSVADQGFDAVLPGGWKELPAAWPTPESEALASEVRGLIAEGLARLPPRQRIVITLRDVEGCTSDEVCEILEISEANQRVLLHRARMAVRGWLADYFESVKQPE